CAACCCCTATTAACTGCAGTCCGAAAAATAAGCACTCGAGGCGATATCTGTTTCCGATCAcatagaagaaataattTCCTCCGGTGGTTAGTCTAAAACATCAGAATTTCTTACCTCTTAGTTCCATTCGGATAGACACACTTCTATCTCAGCCTTATTTGTGCCGATATATTACATAGGTTGGTTGTTTGCTTTATCGCAATAACGTCGCACGGCAGAAGCAAATCAAGGGCTCGAGCAATTCTTTGACGATCAAATAGaggaaagaaaagtgtaaataaaaaaaaaaagaagaatatatATGCAATCACAGATTGCAAAAAGAACCAGTAAGTTGAGATTTAAAGGGCAAAATATGGTATATATTCACTCTGTATTTAATCTTAAAGGATTTTACGGTTTCCTATTTATAGGTACAGGCCTAACAAGAAGTCTTTGACGTGGTTTTTCTAGCTTTATATCAAATTAGCAGTGCTCTCTCCTCTTTTGATTTGGAGGGGAGGATTATTATATTGTGATAGATCAAGTGAAATTACCTCTTCGAACTGAATTCGGATTTTGGCTGACTTCTCAATGTTTGCTGGGCTCCACAAGACCAACCataacaacatcaacagtTCCAGTGGGATTGGTGGTGTTTCTAAGAAGACTCCCATTATATTTGACATTCGAATTGCCTCCAAATATGGGAATGTTAAATTTATGTCAGGGTCTGCGTTAGATGCTGAGCCCACTGTTCTACGTGGTGATACAGTGTTTTCTTTGCCTGAAGCTTTACATGTGAAGAGAATTACTTTACGTCTTGTTGGTAAGTTTAAGCTTGAGTTTTTACAAGTGGGTCAGCATAAGAATAATAATTTGGCTAGTATAGTCAAAGAGGACCAAACCATCTTTGAAGCTTTCTGGCATAACTTGTTGGTTGACAAAGAGGGTGTAGTATTGAAGGGCTCCGATGCTTCCGGTGCTGGTACTGGGAGTAGTAGTTCTGGTTCTGGAAATAGTAgttcctcttcttccttatcttcaaaaccaatTCTTTCTAGGGTTCGATCTGTACCCATAATGAACAATCCAgcaaaaatgaaattgagCAAGACAAGCTCTCCGACGGTACTTAAATTACCTAGTAACGGAGTTAGTGGTACACCTTATAATGGAACGAATGCGCCAACTGGAGCCAGTTTCATGTTACCGCCCGGAAATTATGAGTTACCATTCCAAATTGTCTTCCCGGATGATATGCCAGAAACCGTAGAAGGTTTACAAAGCGGATCTGTATTATACACAATGGAATCTTGCATTGAGAGACATGGGTTCAATAAGGCAAATTTTACCAAATACGAATACTTGAGAATTTTTAGAACGTTGAAGCCTGATAATCTCGCcattcaagaagaagtcacCGTAGGTAAAAGTTGGCCTGATAAACTACAATACGAAATCTCTATCCCAAGCAAAGCTATCCCTATCGGTGGTGCTACTCCGCTTACAGTAAAACTTTACCCGTTCCAAAAAGGATacaagttgaagaaaattgtgGTATCGTTGCTTCAATACTATGCATTCAAAGACAGTGCGGGAGAAGTTTACGACGATGAAAACGTGATACAAAAGCAAATGTTGGCCAGGTTCGATGACCTTCCCGGATGTGATCCAACTCAGGATAATCTTTTGATAGATCAGATTAAACTCAATTCAGTGCTTCAATTCCCGGATGATTTGAAGCGAGCCACCCAGGACTGTGATGTTGGTGCCGATTTGATCAAAGTACGTCACAAATTACAAGTTCATATCACTTTGAAAAGGAACGTTATTCATAAAGACAAACCAGATGATCCGCCGTACGAACAGTCTACAGAAATTAAAGTGAACCTACCGATTAAATTGTATTTGATGGAACATGTTCCGATCCAAGGAAGAATGGTATTATTAGATCATTTCGGTAAGATCCACTTCAGGCCGGGCCAATTTTGTCCATTGTTCGAACAATCAGATGAATCCAACGGTGGAACTTCTCCTGCAGAACCAGCTGATATCACCGGGATGAATAGCAGTACAAATGATAACAATGCCAATGTTAACACTACGGTACCCGGCGCGCACGGCAACCGTGGAGGTGTCACAAGACTAGAGGACGGGTCCTTTTCTGTACAGTATTTCCCAGAAACAGATAACCAAGCTCCTCCGAGCTATGAAGCGTATCAGAGAGAATCTACTCCAGTACAAATGACAAGATCCTTACCCACCACACCCCCACAACAACTAGATGATATTCTGTCCAGGGACCAACcaccatcttcttcatacTTTGATGGCCCACCGCCATCTTGGAGATTGCAAGCACCTCAGCCGAACAATAATTCAGTGGCATTAAATGCCTTACTAAATACATCGGGAGATGCTGGAAATTTACAACGACAAAGTCGTAATTCATCATCCAATAGACTTGCTGCACTAGCTGCTGCGGCTGCCGGTGTTGCTGGCAATACTGCAAGTGGCAATGGTACCAACAGCGGTTCCTCAGCTGCTGGCGCCCTAGGCGTCAGCAGCAATGCCTCAAGTAACGCAGCCTCAATGACAGATCTCCTAAGTCACCTCCAGAGGTTACCCTCATACGAAGAGTCTAGAGTCCGTTACGAAAATGTATCACGTGAACCTACCCCACTATACATTCCATCACAACAATAAACTCAGTAATACACCGTCTCAACCCTAGCTCCCGGTGAACCTCGTCCCGGGCATTCACTACCACTAACCACAAGATCTGAAAGTCCATTAAGAAACCCATATATACAGTAGTTACAAAGCAAACGTAGGTACGGGCCTTGTCATCTCCGAAACGGGACCCACAGCAATAAACACTGTAACACTGTTATCCTAAGCCCTACCTATttcagaagaaatgaaaagtcCAGCTAAACGACTCAGGCACAAAGTACCCAGTCACGATACCAATGTGTGGACTGTTTCATGTTCTCCATCTCAATCCGAAAGGGCATCTAAGTAACAATAAGCCTTCGGCTCTTGAATCGGCTTTGTTGCCTTGCCTCCTGGGGTAACCCGCCCCTCTCCCCCCTCGTTACCGATTCCCCTCTCTCTCGCCCCACCACACATGTCCTACCAGGGTTTTTATGTGCATACTCCTGCATTCCCGACTTCAgattttccttttctttggCATAGCGGCCGCAAATGGCACCAAAACCATGAAAAAGTTGTAATCACGTGGTATCCGCGTGACTGTGAattttttccaaatttttcGCCGCCGGCGTATTGAAAACGTGTGCCCCTCCAATGGAGGGGATGGGAAGGGAAACCAGGGACTAATTACGGCAGCCCCTCCGAAAAAATCGGAGATTGGCTGGATATCGTTGCTGTTCCTAACAAAATTCACTTTTTTGCAcatattattttttttgagcACCACCGAGGTACTTGTGACATATTTTTGGCACAGAAGAGGCGTTAGCAGCCTTATGATCTCTGTAAAACCGGTCTCTGTGAAGCATTGTGTTTTTAAGCTGTATATGCCTATGGAAAAACCATCACAGTTTATCGGGATATCGAAAGATATCGCAAGAACAGAGAGGGGTTATGAGAGAGTTTTGAGCTATCCGATTGATTCCCTTTACATTGGACTGTTTGGATGGCTCAGTAGAATTACGTGGTGATTAAGACTTATTATGGGATTGTAGATAGTGGTAATGGtaacaacaaaaaaaacctgGAACTTTATGCGTACTGCAGGAGTCACACTGTCTCAGTATACCAATGGAGTTAATCATTCCTTATTTGCCATAGGCACTTTTGTGTGAATGTTTTCAAGTATGTTGTCAAGTTTGGTTAAAGTACGTGGAACAACGAGAAACGAGGGGCGGggagaatttgaaagttgtTTTACTCATTAGTGGGTTTACCATCCTTTATAAAGACGACGAAAAGTTCCTTTTCAGAGAACAAGATTTGTAGTATTCTGTTTAACATTTGGCATTAAAGTTTCGGTACTTGGAGCTTACACTTTTGACACTTTTATAATTGGTGTCACGTTTTTTCTGTCACGAGTTCTGCTTACTGTTACATTAATATACGtctacttcttctccttctccttcttcttctgtaaAAGGTTTTCTGATAATAAAACGATTATACTTAAGTTTCGGTTTGTGGTGCGTGTCGGTAGAATACTTCAAGGCACGATAATTCTCCGtttattttgttgttattgttgtttatttttatGGGTTTCGCCACATTATAaatactaataataattttgatattaaTATTGATACTAATACAATACTATTGGGCATAGGATAGACACTTTCGTTActactgctgctgctaCTGCTACATTGTGTTGCATATCTTTCTGTCCTCAATCTGCCATCGCTAGTTTgtgaaagaaaggaaaaaagtcAAGACTTTCTTATTTTCCTATACAGGACATCAATATCCGATAAAAATCACTCATTTGAACCGgtccttttttttttttgaaggCATCTTGAGTTCACTGTGTCGCTCTCTGTTTAAACCGGAAAATCACGGACATCAAAGCATATAGAGTAAGCAAGTGAGATTTAAGAAGAGCAAGGAAATCTGATTTTACTTTGGATTTTTAGCCTGTCCTTGAGAAAATAAGTGAGGTtttaattttatttttgaatttttcacttaTATTACAGTGGAGTTTTTCCAGTTTAGCTTGGAAGTATTCTGAAGTCATAATTGTTAGGATTTGAGGCATAGCGTTGGATAAACCTTTGGCGTTAGCACTATTCTGAcaatattttttctttgccttaagaattattttttttctttctttttggcTTATACCAGCCGAActtaatttttcacttaAGATTACAGAGCCTGTCGCAGAAAACTGAGCGTCAGAACAAGTGAAACAGAAGCAGAGGTACTTGTTATAGATAGGATGGTTGCTTCTCAAAGGAAATACATCTGTTCGTTTTGTGCCAAGCCATTTTCTAGGTCAGAACATAAGGCTAGGCATGAGAGGTCACATACGGGGTCTAAACCATTTTCGTGTTCCATTTGTTCTCACTCATTTGTGAGAAGGGACTTATTGCAGCGGCACATCAGGACTGTTCACAAATCATCATTGAATTCGATGCTGAAAACTGGTAATAAAAACATGGAAGAAGTAATGAACTCGTTAATTAAGATCTCTTCACCCGTACATTCAATACCTGGAAGTAGTCCTAACAGTTCGCAGCAACCAATGGATTCAGTGACTAAAGTCACCCCCAATACACCATTAACAGCTCATGTCCTACGATCTGAGATAGATAACTGCGAAGATGACCATGCTTCTGGCATTGTTGCCCCACAAGATAATGCGGTTTCCTCTTCGAATCCCAACAAACCATTACCCATGACTCcttctgatgaagatgacgtTGATGATGTGACTATCCA
The genomic region above belongs to Kluyveromyces lactis strain NRRL Y-1140 chromosome B complete sequence and contains:
- the ART5 gene encoding Art5p (similar to uniprot|P53244 Saccharomyces cerevisiae YGR068C) yields the protein MFAGLHKTNHNNINSSSGIGGVSKKTPIIFDIRIASKYGNVKFMSGSALDAEPTVLRGDTVFSLPEALHVKRITLRLVGKFKLEFLQVGQHKNNNLASIVKEDQTIFEAFWHNLLVDKEGVVLKGSDASGAGTGSSSSGSGNSSSSSSLSSKPILSRVRSVPIMNNPAKMKLSKTSSPTVLKLPSNGVSGTPYNGTNAPTGASFMLPPGNYELPFQIVFPDDMPETVEGLQSGSVLYTMESCIERHGFNKANFTKYEYLRIFRTLKPDNLAIQEEVTVGKSWPDKLQYEISIPSKAIPIGGATPLTVKLYPFQKGYKLKKIVVSLLQYYAFKDSAGEVYDDENVIQKQMLARFDDLPGCDPTQDNLLIDQIKLNSVLQFPDDLKRATQDCDVGADLIKVRHKLQVHITLKRNVIHKDKPDDPPYEQSTEIKVNLPIKLYLMEHVPIQGRMVLLDHFGKIHFRPGQFCPLFEQSDESNGGTSPAEPADITGMNSSTNDNNANVNTTVPGAHGNRGGVTRLEDGSFSVQYFPETDNQAPPSYEAYQRESTPVQMTRSLPTTPPQQLDDILSRDQPPSSSYFDGPPPSWRLQAPQPNNNSVALNALLNTSGDAGNLQRQSRNSSSNRLAALAAAAAGVAGNTASGNGTNSGSSAAGALGVSSNASSNAASMTDLLSHLQRLPSYEESRVRYENVSREPTPLYIPSQQ